Proteins from one Drosophila gunungcola strain Sukarami chromosome 2R unlocalized genomic scaffold, Dgunungcola_SK_2 000012F, whole genome shotgun sequence genomic window:
- the LOC128255958 gene encoding arginine-hydroxylase NDUFAF5, mitochondrial isoform X1, translating to MMLRKLTKLTTLKVRYELRPLSSLTQTSQNIFDRNAKRLQKERAALSKDVGLFDYLKEEVGFRLADRVFDIKREFKAAADIGCSRGYLSKHILAESVEHLTLTDTSSAMLEQAQGTPGLKMLKLVKDEEELDFEENSLDLVISSLSLHWVNDLPGCFARIKRSLKPDGVFIACMFGGDTLYELRSSLQLAELERKGGISPHISPFTQIRDIGSLLNRAGFTMLTIDTDELVIGYPSMFELMWDLKGMAENNAAFNRPAHLSRETMLAASAIYQELYTKPNEKGIPATFQIIYFVGWKPGPNQPQPLERGSGDVSLKDLGSIIEKGGKLDTKSGD from the exons ATGATGTTAAGAAAATTGACCAAATTAACCACCTTAAAGGTAAGGTATGAGCTGCGTCCCCTCTCCTCACTCACCCAAACGTCGCAAAACATATTCGACCGCAATGCGAAGCGATTGCAAAAGGAAAGGGCCGCCCTCAG CAAAGATGTGGGACTGTTCGATTACCTTAAGGAGGAGGTCGGTTTCCGTCTGGCCGACAGAGTGTTCGACATCAAGCGAGAGTTCAAGGCAGCGGCGGACATAGGATGCAGTCGTGGCTACCTGTCCAAACACATTCTGGCGGAGAGCGTGGAGCACCTCACGCTGACGGACACCAGCTCCGCCATGCTGGAGCAGGCGCAGGGCACTCCAGGCCTTAAAATGTTGAAACTAGTCAAGGATGAGGAAGAACTAGAT TTTGAGGAAAACTCCTTGGATCTGGTCATTTCCAGCTTAAGTCTGCACTGGGTAAATGATCTACCCGGCTGCTTTGCCAGGATCAAGCGTAGCCTGAAACCGGATGGAGTGTTCATAGCCTGCATGTTTGGCGGAGACACTCTTTACGAACTGCGCTCTTCTCTTCAACTAGCAGAGCTGGAACGCAAAGGTGGCATATCCCCGCACATATCGCCCTTTACCCAGATCCGGGATATTGGATCGCTGCTAAATCGCGCCGGCTTCACCATGCTGACCATAGACACCGACGAGCTGGTAATCGGCTATCCCAGCATGTTCGAATTGATGTGGGATCTCAAGGGAATGGCGGAGAACAATGCGGCTTTTAATCGGCCGGCCCATCTGAGTCGGGAGACCATGCTGGCGGCAAGTGCCATCTACCAGGAGCTGTATACCAAGCCCAATGAGAAGGGCATACCTGCCACCTTCCAAATCATATACTTTGTGGGCTGGAAACCAGGTCCCAACCAACCACAACCCCTGGAACGAGGATCAGGGGATGTGTCCCTCAAGGATCTGGGTTCTATCATTGAGAAGGGCGGCAAACTGGACACCAAGTCGGGGGATTAG
- the LOC128255958 gene encoding arginine-hydroxylase NDUFAF5, mitochondrial isoform X2 — MSCVPSPHSPKRRKTYSTAMRSDCKRKGPPSDVGLFDYLKEEVGFRLADRVFDIKREFKAAADIGCSRGYLSKHILAESVEHLTLTDTSSAMLEQAQGTPGLKMLKLVKDEEELDFEENSLDLVISSLSLHWVNDLPGCFARIKRSLKPDGVFIACMFGGDTLYELRSSLQLAELERKGGISPHISPFTQIRDIGSLLNRAGFTMLTIDTDELVIGYPSMFELMWDLKGMAENNAAFNRPAHLSRETMLAASAIYQELYTKPNEKGIPATFQIIYFVGWKPGPNQPQPLERGSGDVSLKDLGSIIEKGGKLDTKSGD, encoded by the exons ATGAGCTGCGTCCCCTCTCCTCACTCACCCAAACGTCGCAAAACATATTCGACCGCAATGCGAAGCGATTGCAAAAGGAAAGGGCCGCCCTCAG ATGTGGGACTGTTCGATTACCTTAAGGAGGAGGTCGGTTTCCGTCTGGCCGACAGAGTGTTCGACATCAAGCGAGAGTTCAAGGCAGCGGCGGACATAGGATGCAGTCGTGGCTACCTGTCCAAACACATTCTGGCGGAGAGCGTGGAGCACCTCACGCTGACGGACACCAGCTCCGCCATGCTGGAGCAGGCGCAGGGCACTCCAGGCCTTAAAATGTTGAAACTAGTCAAGGATGAGGAAGAACTAGAT TTTGAGGAAAACTCCTTGGATCTGGTCATTTCCAGCTTAAGTCTGCACTGGGTAAATGATCTACCCGGCTGCTTTGCCAGGATCAAGCGTAGCCTGAAACCGGATGGAGTGTTCATAGCCTGCATGTTTGGCGGAGACACTCTTTACGAACTGCGCTCTTCTCTTCAACTAGCAGAGCTGGAACGCAAAGGTGGCATATCCCCGCACATATCGCCCTTTACCCAGATCCGGGATATTGGATCGCTGCTAAATCGCGCCGGCTTCACCATGCTGACCATAGACACCGACGAGCTGGTAATCGGCTATCCCAGCATGTTCGAATTGATGTGGGATCTCAAGGGAATGGCGGAGAACAATGCGGCTTTTAATCGGCCGGCCCATCTGAGTCGGGAGACCATGCTGGCGGCAAGTGCCATCTACCAGGAGCTGTATACCAAGCCCAATGAGAAGGGCATACCTGCCACCTTCCAAATCATATACTTTGTGGGCTGGAAACCAGGTCCCAACCAACCACAACCCCTGGAACGAGGATCAGGGGATGTGTCCCTCAAGGATCTGGGTTCTATCATTGAGAAGGGCGGCAAACTGGACACCAAGTCGGGGGATTAG
- the LOC128255957 gene encoding USP6 N-terminal-like protein isoform X2, whose translation MTDGEQQEALVKRAEDEREDIFRRYELGLDPSNVVDSWENPTFEIYHRTDKYGFMHDSRLPTTRDAQEVHRTKIELERDKKWMKMLNQWPPPQDKLHKRVYKGIPDRVRMVAWNKLLNVQHSIDSNAGVYPRMLQLARKYSTETRQIDADVNRQFRDNLAFRERYSVKQCSLFNVLNAYSIYNSELGYCQGMACVAGVLLLYLNEEEAFWALNSLITDQKYGMHGLFIEGFPKLTRFIDHHDRIMSKIMRKLHKHFTKHNVDALLYAIKWFFVVFVERVPFSLSLRVWDIFMLDGDRVILSMAITILYLHKDELLRLKDMDAIIEYLQVKLHKNFGYSDDDAVQALERVMKKLKDLKLDVPPPAKSNEFPTRKLGVFVEADMEKKIGRRRNDYTDAEKQVITDVISRQEQNAIEVQSTVSYETSECATVTLTVPEDSHSIRSSLAGTSVASHGSSETMSLEDNNIHLRTANMLQNTPQREMLLGT comes from the exons ATGACAGACGGCGAACAGCAGGAGGCACTGGTCAAACGGGCCGAGGACGAGCGCGAGGACATCTTCCGTCGCTATGAACTGGGCCTGGATCCCAGCAACGTGGTAGACTCCTGGGAGAATCCCACCTTTGAGATCTATCACAGGACTGACAA ATATGGCTTTATGCACGACTCCCGCCTGCCGACGACGCGGGATGCACAGGAGGTGCATCGCACCAAGATCGAGCTGGAGCGGGACAAGAAGTGGATGAAGATGCTCAACCAGTGGCCACCGCCCCAGGACAAGCTGCATAAGCGTGTATACAAGGGCATACCGGATCGTGTGCGCATGGTGGCCTGGAATAAGCTGCTAAATGTCCAACATTCGATCGACAGCAATGCCGGCGTTTATCCACGCATGCTGCAACTAGCCAGGAAATATTCCACGGAGACGCGTCAGATCGATGCGGATGTGAACCGTCAGTTTCGCGACAATCTTGCCTTCCGAGAGCGCTACAGTGTGAAGCAGTGCTCGCTGTTCAACGTCCTTAACGCCTACAGTATCTACAACTCGGAGCTGGGCTACTGCCAAGGCATGGCCTGTGTGGCCGGCGTGTTGCTGCTCTACTTAAACGAGGAGGAGGCCTTCTGGGCACTGAACAGCCTGATCACAGACCAAAAATACGGCATGCACGGCCTGTTCATTGAGGGATTCCCCAAGCTGACGCGATTCATTGACCACCACGATCGGATCATGTCGAAGATTATGCGCAAACTACACAAGCACTTTACCAAACACAACGTTGACGCCCTGTTATACGCCATTAAGTGGTTCTTTGTCGTCTTTGTAGAGCGG GTCCCTTTCAGTTTGAGTCTGCGTGTATGGGACATTTTTATGTTAGATGGAGATCGTGTTATTTTATCTATGGCCATCACCATTTTGTATCTTCACAAAGACGAGTTGCTGCGCCTAAAGGACATGGACGCCATTATAGAGTATTTGCAAGTAAAGCTGCACAAGAATTTCGGCTACAGTGACGACGACGCTGTTCAGGCACTGGAACGAGTGATGAAGAAGCTCAAGGACCTCAAGCTGGACGTGCCGCCGCCAGCCAAGTCGAACGAGTTCCCCACCCGCAAACTCGGTGTATTTGTGGAGGCGGACATGGAGAAGAAGATCGGTCGCAGACGCAACGATTACACAGACGCGGAGAAGCAAGTCATAACAGATGTGATATCAAG ACAAGAACAAAACGCGATTGAGGTTCAATCCACAGTGTCCTACGAAACGTCGGAGTGCGCCACGG TTACGCTTACTGTTCCCGAGGATTCCCACTCAATACGAAGTTCGCTTGCAGGTACTTCAGTTGCCTCGCACGGCTCGTCGGAGACAATGTCACTGGAGGACAATAA TATCCACCTGAGGACCGCCAACATGCTGCAGAACACTCCGCAGCGTGAAATGCTTCTTGGCACCTGA
- the LOC128255957 gene encoding USP6 N-terminal-like protein isoform X3: protein MTDGEQQEALVKRAEDEREDIFRRYELGLDPSNVVDSWENPTFEIYHRTDKYGFMHDSRLPTTRDAQEVHRTKIELERDKKWMKMLNQWPPPQDKLHKRVYKGIPDRVRMVAWNKLLNVQHSIDSNAGVYPRMLQLARKYSTETRQIDADVNRQFRDNLAFRERYSVKQCSLFNVLNAYSIYNSELGYCQGMACVAGVLLLYLNEEEAFWALNSLITDQKYGMHGLFIEGFPKLTRFIDHHDRIMSKIMRKLHKHFTKHNVDALLYAIKWFFVVFVERVPFSLSLRVWDIFMLDGDRVILSMAITILYLHKDELLRLKDMDAIIEYLQVKLHKNFGYSDDDAVQALERVMKKLKDLKLDVPPPAKSNEFPTRKLGVFVEADMEKKIGRRRNDYTDAEKQVITDVISRQEQNAIEVQSTVSYETSECATGTSVASHGSSETMSLEDNNIHLRTANMLQNTPQREMLLGT from the exons ATGACAGACGGCGAACAGCAGGAGGCACTGGTCAAACGGGCCGAGGACGAGCGCGAGGACATCTTCCGTCGCTATGAACTGGGCCTGGATCCCAGCAACGTGGTAGACTCCTGGGAGAATCCCACCTTTGAGATCTATCACAGGACTGACAA ATATGGCTTTATGCACGACTCCCGCCTGCCGACGACGCGGGATGCACAGGAGGTGCATCGCACCAAGATCGAGCTGGAGCGGGACAAGAAGTGGATGAAGATGCTCAACCAGTGGCCACCGCCCCAGGACAAGCTGCATAAGCGTGTATACAAGGGCATACCGGATCGTGTGCGCATGGTGGCCTGGAATAAGCTGCTAAATGTCCAACATTCGATCGACAGCAATGCCGGCGTTTATCCACGCATGCTGCAACTAGCCAGGAAATATTCCACGGAGACGCGTCAGATCGATGCGGATGTGAACCGTCAGTTTCGCGACAATCTTGCCTTCCGAGAGCGCTACAGTGTGAAGCAGTGCTCGCTGTTCAACGTCCTTAACGCCTACAGTATCTACAACTCGGAGCTGGGCTACTGCCAAGGCATGGCCTGTGTGGCCGGCGTGTTGCTGCTCTACTTAAACGAGGAGGAGGCCTTCTGGGCACTGAACAGCCTGATCACAGACCAAAAATACGGCATGCACGGCCTGTTCATTGAGGGATTCCCCAAGCTGACGCGATTCATTGACCACCACGATCGGATCATGTCGAAGATTATGCGCAAACTACACAAGCACTTTACCAAACACAACGTTGACGCCCTGTTATACGCCATTAAGTGGTTCTTTGTCGTCTTTGTAGAGCGG GTCCCTTTCAGTTTGAGTCTGCGTGTATGGGACATTTTTATGTTAGATGGAGATCGTGTTATTTTATCTATGGCCATCACCATTTTGTATCTTCACAAAGACGAGTTGCTGCGCCTAAAGGACATGGACGCCATTATAGAGTATTTGCAAGTAAAGCTGCACAAGAATTTCGGCTACAGTGACGACGACGCTGTTCAGGCACTGGAACGAGTGATGAAGAAGCTCAAGGACCTCAAGCTGGACGTGCCGCCGCCAGCCAAGTCGAACGAGTTCCCCACCCGCAAACTCGGTGTATTTGTGGAGGCGGACATGGAGAAGAAGATCGGTCGCAGACGCAACGATTACACAGACGCGGAGAAGCAAGTCATAACAGATGTGATATCAAG ACAAGAACAAAACGCGATTGAGGTTCAATCCACAGTGTCCTACGAAACGTCGGAGTGCGCCACGG GTACTTCAGTTGCCTCGCACGGCTCGTCGGAGACAATGTCACTGGAGGACAATAA TATCCACCTGAGGACCGCCAACATGCTGCAGAACACTCCGCAGCGTGAAATGCTTCTTGGCACCTGA
- the LOC128255957 gene encoding USP6 N-terminal-like protein isoform X1: MTDGEQQEALVKRAEDEREDIFRRYELGLDPSNVVDSWENPTFEIYHRTDKYGFMHDSRLPTTRDAQEVHRTKIELERDKKWMKMLNQWPPPQDKLHKRVYKGIPDRVRMVAWNKLLNVQHSIDSNAGVYPRMLQLARKYSTETRQIDADVNRQFRDNLAFRERYSVKQCSLFNVLNAYSIYNSELGYCQGMACVAGVLLLYLNEEEAFWALNSLITDQKYGMHGLFIEGFPKLTRFIDHHDRIMSKIMRKLHKHFTKHNVDALLYAIKWFFVVFVERVPFSLSLRVWDIFMLDGDRVILSMAITILYLHKDELLRLKDMDAIIEYLQVKLHKNFGYSDDDAVQALERVMKKLKDLKLDVPPPAKSNEFPTRKLGVFVEADMEKKIGRRRNDYTDAEKQVITDVISRQEQNAIEVQSTVSYETSECATGDGYSMKTFESITSLATSPANSSYSLYSNGFVVTTIDSAQDPARSQSIHNLSYLQSHPALPNGLQHMRHSFSSDSDSRNRLDLDQALEVLQRQQLPLHPKTPSSQMVYSVQNGGGCRHMDGHRDAADDDDDDALSVENTRL, from the exons ATGACAGACGGCGAACAGCAGGAGGCACTGGTCAAACGGGCCGAGGACGAGCGCGAGGACATCTTCCGTCGCTATGAACTGGGCCTGGATCCCAGCAACGTGGTAGACTCCTGGGAGAATCCCACCTTTGAGATCTATCACAGGACTGACAA ATATGGCTTTATGCACGACTCCCGCCTGCCGACGACGCGGGATGCACAGGAGGTGCATCGCACCAAGATCGAGCTGGAGCGGGACAAGAAGTGGATGAAGATGCTCAACCAGTGGCCACCGCCCCAGGACAAGCTGCATAAGCGTGTATACAAGGGCATACCGGATCGTGTGCGCATGGTGGCCTGGAATAAGCTGCTAAATGTCCAACATTCGATCGACAGCAATGCCGGCGTTTATCCACGCATGCTGCAACTAGCCAGGAAATATTCCACGGAGACGCGTCAGATCGATGCGGATGTGAACCGTCAGTTTCGCGACAATCTTGCCTTCCGAGAGCGCTACAGTGTGAAGCAGTGCTCGCTGTTCAACGTCCTTAACGCCTACAGTATCTACAACTCGGAGCTGGGCTACTGCCAAGGCATGGCCTGTGTGGCCGGCGTGTTGCTGCTCTACTTAAACGAGGAGGAGGCCTTCTGGGCACTGAACAGCCTGATCACAGACCAAAAATACGGCATGCACGGCCTGTTCATTGAGGGATTCCCCAAGCTGACGCGATTCATTGACCACCACGATCGGATCATGTCGAAGATTATGCGCAAACTACACAAGCACTTTACCAAACACAACGTTGACGCCCTGTTATACGCCATTAAGTGGTTCTTTGTCGTCTTTGTAGAGCGG GTCCCTTTCAGTTTGAGTCTGCGTGTATGGGACATTTTTATGTTAGATGGAGATCGTGTTATTTTATCTATGGCCATCACCATTTTGTATCTTCACAAAGACGAGTTGCTGCGCCTAAAGGACATGGACGCCATTATAGAGTATTTGCAAGTAAAGCTGCACAAGAATTTCGGCTACAGTGACGACGACGCTGTTCAGGCACTGGAACGAGTGATGAAGAAGCTCAAGGACCTCAAGCTGGACGTGCCGCCGCCAGCCAAGTCGAACGAGTTCCCCACCCGCAAACTCGGTGTATTTGTGGAGGCGGACATGGAGAAGAAGATCGGTCGCAGACGCAACGATTACACAGACGCGGAGAAGCAAGTCATAACAGATGTGATATCAAG ACAAGAACAAAACGCGATTGAGGTTCAATCCACAGTGTCCTACGAAACGTCGGAGTGCGCCACGG GTGATGGATACTCAATGAAAACCTTTGAGAGTATCACTAGCTTAGCCACTTCGCCGGCGAATAGTAGCTATTCGCTATACAGCAACGGATTCGTGGTGACCACTATTGATAGTGCCCAAGACCCGGCCCGAAGCCAGAGTATCCATAATCTCAGCTACCTACAGTCGCATCCAGCTCTGCCCAACGGGTTGCAGCACATGCGGCACAGCTTCAGCAGCGATAGCGACAGTCGCAATCGCCTCGATCTGGATCAGGCTCTGGAGGTGCTCCAGCGACAGCAGCTGCCTCTGCACCCGAAGACTCCAAGCAGCCAGATGGTGTATAGCGTTCAGAATGGAGGCGGATGCAGGCACATGGACGGGCATCGGGATGCAGCGgatgacgacgatgatgatgcGCTGAGCGTGGAGAACACGCGTCTCTAA
- the LOC128255691 gene encoding uncharacterized protein LOC128255691: MRTKHLILILIGVIIATIVFIAFGPAGEPNESFKNIVVQTHQQFKEFQENLRVGLERKKLDIDPKYLLLLGFTSSKDVSTQQQQLDQQETAIGSSNQILPKTDFPAPATKAEQELIELRGLRRPQDVASFGGQPGDREQRGQRKRVTTPYNGTKSNFTIVTYVLEGQAASAIILAQNIAAKLPTEYLLIYDLGVSDQQLRDLGAYCNNSRCSVITYDLSEFPSFVGDQRTHAYRPIVIKDGLMRARSVLFLENNMRVRGSSAQLQSLQSIVMKPGVKRAGVKNAGVLGWNTPTAVSSLTHPKMFDYFASKAEEFNFLRMVDLDAVFFSDSPLVTEKIMLPWLKCCLTLECIDPIGAQSNGCKFNKKPLYRYSGCHGYDASAFNIVLGLTSQMDNSEYSLPSDSPRNMFYKETLEQATRILESRRRNSSETSDHPFTDD; encoded by the exons ATGCGCACGAAACACCTGATTCTGATATTAATCGGAGTGATAATCGCAACGATCGTCTTCATCGCATTTGGACCAGCCGGCGAGCCGAACgaatcatttaaaaacattgttgTCCAGACGCACCAGCAGTTCAAAGAGTTTCAG GAGAACCTTCGCGTTGGGTTAGAGCGCAAGAAGCTCGACATTGACCCGAAGTATTTGCTACTACTAGGCTTCACCTCATCAAAGGATGTCTCAACCCAACAACAGCAGCTGGATCAGCAGGAGACGGCGATCGGTTCTTCTAATCAGATCCTGCCAAAGACAGATTTCCCAGCGCCGGCCACCAAGGCGGAACAGGAGCTCATCGAGTTGCGAGGACTGCGGCGTCCCCAGGATGTTGCGTCCTTCGGTGGCCAGCCGGGAGATCGGGAGCAGCGTGGACAGCGCAAGCGAGTTACGACGCCGTACAACGGCACAAAGAGCAACTTTACCATCGTCACGTATGTGCTGGAGGGACAGGCTGCATCGGCCATCATCCTGGCCCAGAACATTGCTGCCAAGCTGCCCACCGAATACCTGCTCATCTACGATTTGGGTGTGTCGGATCAGCAGCTGCGCGATTTGGGCGCCTACTGCAACAACAGCCGGTGCTCGGTGATTACGTATGACCTGTCGGAGTTCCCCTCCTTCGTCGGCGATCAGCGGACCCACGCCTACCGGCCCATCGTGATCAAGGACGGCTTGATGCGCGCCCGGTCGGTTCTTTTTCTAGAAAACAACATGCGGGTGCGGGGCAGCTCCGCCCAGCTGCAGAGTCTGCAGAGCATCGTGATGAAGCCAGGAGTAAAGAGGGCCGGAGTCAAGAACGCAGGTGTCCTTGGCTGGAACACACCAACAGCGGTGTCCTCGCTCACGCATCCCAAAATGTTCGACTACTTCGCCTCGAAAGCTGAAGAGTTTAACTTCCTGCGGATGGTCGATCTGGATGCGGTCTTCTTCTCGGACAGTCCTTTAGTAACCGAGAAGATCATGCTGCCCTGGCTGAAGTGCTGCCTCACCCTCGAGTGCATCGATCCAATCG GTGCCCAATCGAATGGCTGcaagtttaacaaaaaaccACTGTACCGATACTCCGGATGCCACGGGTACGATGCGTCCGCCTTCAACATTGTGCTGGGTCTCACCTCGCAAATGGACAACTCGGAGTACTCGCTGCCCAGCGATAGTCCCCGCAATATGTTCTACAAGGAGACGCTGGAGCAGGCCACCCGGATACTGGAGAGCCGGCGGCGCAACAGCAGCGAGACATCCGACCATCCGTTTACGGACGACTGA
- the LOC128255693 gene encoding uncharacterized protein LOC128255693: protein MDPPEYTLSNDDLTEIREAFALCDPQKTGRIIPEDLGTVMRALGQNRTESEIYRYSEGLDGDSLGYIELNDFIELMTRIYKMMEHNDYLEAAFNAFDRDQDGFISHSELRNVFTSLGEKISDEEFDEVFRQVDIDGDGTINWKDFVHAYKY, encoded by the coding sequence atggatCCACCAGAGTATACTCTGTCCAATGACGATCTCACAGAAATTCGAGAAGCATTCGCCCTTTGCGATCCCCAAAAGACAGGAAGGATCATTCCAGAAGATCTGGGAACTGTGATGCGAGCCTTGGGACAAAACCGCACAGAGTCTGAGATCTACAGATATTCCGAGGGACTCGACGGAGATTCCTTAGGTTATATAGAACTTAATGATTTTATCGAACTGATGACCAGAATCTATAAAATGATGGAGCACAATGACTATTTAGAGGCAGCATTCAATGCCTTCGACCGTGATCAGGATGGGTTTATATCACATAGCGAACTGCGCAACGTGTTCACTAGTCTTGGCGAAAAAATCAGCGACGAAGAGTTCGATGAGGTGTTCCGCCAGGTTGATATCGACGGAGATGGTACCATCAACTGGAAAGATTTCGTTCATGCCTATAAATACTGA
- the LOC128255695 gene encoding uncharacterized protein LOC128255695 has product MCSLTDAQIEEVREAFNLYDTEKTGWVSVKQLGGVMRALGEMLTEAEIYQLANECSSDFGGQVQFKDFLYVMSKRLEEENSLVSLKTAFKIFDRNEVNHFTTAEIRTIMTNLGEKMSDEDLNEMFQDIDLDKDGKISFSEFVTAMRS; this is encoded by the coding sequence ATGTGCAGTTTAACCGACGCCCAAATCGAAGAGGTCCGGGAAGCTTTTAATCTGTATGACACAGAAAAGACAGGATGGGTATCCGTTAAGCAGCTAGGAGGAGTAATGCGCGCCCTTGGTGAAATGCTCACCGAAGCGGAGATCTATCAGTTGGCCAACGAATGCAGCTCGGACTTCGGTGGCCAGGTACAATTCAAGGACTTCCTATACGTGATGTCAAAACGACTGGAAGAAGAGAATAGTCTTGTGTCCTTGAAGACGGCCTTTAAGATCTTTGATCGCAACGAAGTAAACCATTTTACGACAGCGGAAATCAGAACAATAATGACCAATCTGGGAGAGAAAATGTCAGACGAGGATCTGAACGAGATGTTCCAAGATATCGACTTGGATAAAGATGGAAAAATCTCGTTTAGCGAATTCGTCACTGCAATGCGAAGTTGA
- the LOC128255694 gene encoding uncharacterized protein LOC128255694, with amino-acid sequence MEELSSEEQMLIRETFRILDKENEGAITSKEMAVVIRALGRQPNESEVQSMINEVDSEGNGSIEAPEFFNLILRKMRDTNHEDELREAFRVFDKENNGYISITELKAVFTSLGVNIGDDELEDIIREYDLDADNHINYEEFVNMMTMR; translated from the coding sequence ATGGAGGAACTGTCTTCTGAGGAGCAGATGCTGATTAGAGAAACATTTCGAATACTGGACAAGGAGAACGAGGGCGCCATAACCTCCAAAGAGATGGCGGTTGTGATCCGCGCCCTCGGCCGCCAGCCAAACGAATCTGAAGTCCAGTCCATGATCAACGAGGTGGACTCGGAAGGAAATGGGTCCATCGAGGCTCCGGAGTTCTTCAACTTAATTCTGCGCAAGATGCGCGATACGAACCACGAAGACGAACTACGCGAGGCGTTCCGCGTTTTTGACAAGGAGAACAACGGGTATATTAGCATCACCGAGCTTAAGGCTGTGTTCACGTCGCTGGGCGTTAATATTGGCGACGACGAGCTGGAGGACATTATACGCGAGTACGATCTGGATGCGGACAACCATATAAATTACGAGGAGTTTGTGAACATGATGACCATGCGTTAG
- the LOC128255692 gene encoding uncharacterized protein LOC128255692 isoform X1 — protein sequence MDTMLMVGKSEVPGIAVQCELLLPNGRLQRTYEFDIKDIGLRRRLVRQFYGILILQVICSLPCLEVLLKHNLPYNYVMPISMVITMFLYSCFYIWPEWRRRAPYNYLVLLLSTCIGCVNRSVYLLNLVQNHWVYCYPIILILEILALMLFSTQKRFRFTQIRGILIICLVFGLYLLLAYRLNRMVEVFSGMACTVEAWYITYDTHCMLCGLHGYNLGPEECVFAACNIHCDLPKGLWRLMNMLFFSKILESFRMFRNCFRTEVC from the exons ATGGATACCATGTTGATGGTGGGAAAATCAGAAGTCCCTGGCATCGCTGTACAATGTGAACTGCTGTTGCCCAATGGACGTTTGCAAAGGACCTATGAATTCGACATAAAGGATATTGGACTCCGACGTCGCCTTGTACGCCAATTTTATGGAATACTTATC CTACAGGTGATCTGCAGCTTGCCCTGCCTTGAGGTCCTACTGAAACATAATTTGCCTTACAATTATGTAATGCCCATATCTATGGTAATCACCATGTTCCTCTATTCCTGTTTTTACATTTGGCCGGAGTGGAGGAGACGTGCCCCTTACAACTACCTTGTGCTTTTGCTAAGTACATGCATCGGATGCGTCAACAGAAGCGTATACCTATTGAATTTAGTTCAAAATCATTGG GTCTACTGCTATCCCATTATCCTAATCCTGGAGATCCTGGCTTTGATGCTGTTCTCTACCCAGAAGCGATTTCGGTTTACCCAGATCCGTgggattttaataatatgccTCGTCTTTGGGTTGTACCTACTTCTGGCCTACCGCCTGAACCGGATGGTAGAAGTCTTCTCCGGAATGGCTTGCACTGTGGAGGCATGGTACATTACCTACGACACCCACTGTATGCTGTGCGGGCTGCATGGCTACAATCTTGGACCCGAAGAGTGTGTATTTGCCGCGTGCAACATCCACTGCGATTTGCCCAAGGGGTTATGGCGGCTGATGAATATGCTTTTCTTCAGCAAAATCTTGGAGTCCTTTCGAATGTTCCGCAATTGCTTCAGGACTGAGGTTTGCTAG
- the LOC128255692 gene encoding uncharacterized protein LOC128255692 isoform X2: MDTMLMVGKSEVPGIAVQCELLLPNGRLQRTYEFDIKDIGLRRRLVRQFYGILILQVICSLPCLEVLLKHNLPYNYVMPISMVITMFLYSCFYIWPEWRRRAPYNYLVLLLSTCIGCVNRSVYLLNLVQNHW; encoded by the exons ATGGATACCATGTTGATGGTGGGAAAATCAGAAGTCCCTGGCATCGCTGTACAATGTGAACTGCTGTTGCCCAATGGACGTTTGCAAAGGACCTATGAATTCGACATAAAGGATATTGGACTCCGACGTCGCCTTGTACGCCAATTTTATGGAATACTTATC CTACAGGTGATCTGCAGCTTGCCCTGCCTTGAGGTCCTACTGAAACATAATTTGCCTTACAATTATGTAATGCCCATATCTATGGTAATCACCATGTTCCTCTATTCCTGTTTTTACATTTGGCCGGAGTGGAGGAGACGTGCCCCTTACAACTACCTTGTGCTTTTGCTAAGTACATGCATCGGATGCGTCAACAGAAGCGTATACCTATTGAATTTAGTTCAAAATCATTGG TAA